Proteins co-encoded in one Kribbella qitaiheensis genomic window:
- a CDS encoding TetR/AcrR family transcriptional regulator, with the protein MATTTPARERTRREIEQQAMTLFVSRGYDATSLQDIATAAGCSKATVLYHFNGKPAVLAAVLEPSRIALNKLVTEAAGLPAAEAQEFTLTRFIDLAVEFRGLINVLQDLLPTIEQYPEFTELITDGIRMTELLAGGTDDQLEADLAKFAINGLLGECRHPGERTDAELHTLCDTALRRILRLTP; encoded by the coding sequence ATGGCGACCACCACTCCAGCGCGGGAACGGACCCGGCGAGAGATCGAGCAGCAGGCGATGACGCTGTTCGTCAGCCGGGGGTACGACGCGACCTCGCTGCAGGACATCGCGACCGCGGCTGGGTGCTCGAAGGCGACGGTGCTCTACCACTTCAACGGCAAGCCGGCGGTGCTCGCCGCAGTACTCGAGCCCTCCCGGATCGCGCTGAACAAGCTGGTCACCGAGGCCGCCGGGCTGCCCGCAGCCGAGGCGCAGGAGTTCACCCTGACCCGGTTCATCGATCTGGCGGTGGAGTTCCGTGGGCTGATCAATGTCCTGCAGGACCTGCTGCCGACGATCGAGCAGTACCCGGAGTTCACCGAACTGATCACGGACGGGATCCGGATGACCGAACTGCTGGCCGGCGGCACCGACGACCAGCTCGAGGCCGACCTGGCGAAGTTCGCCATCAACGGACTGCTCGGCGAGTGCCGGCATCCCGGCGAACGCACCGATGCCGAATTGCACACCCTCTGCGACACAGCCCTGCGCCGCATCCTCCGACTGACCCCCTGA